ATTGAGTGGAGGTATAAAAGAGGTCATTAGCATATAGACCTTAGAGATTAGGAGGGGTTGAGTGTTTTCTAAAGTCTCTAGAAATGCGTCTGACCATTAGTTAGGCTGGTGTACGATGGAAAGCAAACTATAAGTTAGGCATGAAGCAAAGTAGGTGGTCACTCGAGCATTAGATGTTGCATGTGTAGTTTATTACAAACACACAAGCTCATTTGTTTTGTACATAGAAAGCGAGTATCAATTTTAATTCCACTTTGTGTTGTAACATTTCATATACAGATAAAATATTAGAAAGTAGTTTTGTCTTTTGGATATTTGTGGAAAAATGCAATGTTTCTCAACGGTGGATAAGTCCTACACGTACGCATTCCGTCACTGGACAAAGGAGTCAGGCCCAACCAGCACCAGCGGAGGAGGTACATCACGTAACGTTTCCTTTTAATGAAAATCTGACCGTACACGTGTACTCTTGGATGTCCAACAATAGTCAACACCTGATCTTGACTATCTTAAGACTGTATACACCGTAAGAttcttttccaaaataaaatgattttttaaaaataaattaaaatcgtTATTATATGTGTACGTAGAGCTCAACGAACCACACTCAGTTCCGTAACAGAGTTTAGTTCAAAGCAGAAGCTGGAAATCTATGGGGCACGAAAACGCCGCCGTTTCAGAGAGTCAGCATCACGACGACGCTGCCTCGGCTGCGTCGCCGGGATTCAAGCTCGTCGGATTCTCCAAGTTCGTGAGGAAGAATCCAAAGTCCGACAAGTTCAAGGTAAAGCGCTTCCACCACATCGAGTTCTGGTGCGGCGACGCCACCAACGTCGCCCGCCGCTTCTCGTGGGGACTCGGAATGCGATTCTCCGCTAAATCCGATCTCTCCACCGGAAACATGGTTCACGCCTCCTACCTACTCACCTCCGGCGACCTCCGATTCCTCTTCACCGCTCCCtactctccctctctctccgcCGGCGAGACCTCTACAGCCTCAATCCCATCCTTCGATCACGTCTCTTGCCGCTCCTTCTTCTCTTCGCACGGACTCGGCGTTAGAGCAGTCGCCATCGAAGTCGAAGACGCTGAGTCAGCATTCTCCATCAGCGTAGCAAACGGCGCCGTTCCTTCATCCCCTCCTAACGTCCTCAACGGAGCCGTTACGATCGCGGAAGTTAAACTATACGGAGACGTCGTCCTCCGTTACGTTAGTTATCATAACGGAGCCGTTAATTTCCTCCCCGGATTTGAATCTGTTGACGATACGTCGTCGTTTCCGCTAGATTACGGTATACGCCGTCTCGACCACGCAGTGGGGAACGTCCCCGAGCTCGGCCCAGCTTTAACTTACCTCGCGGGGTTCACCGGCTTCCACCAGTTCGCGGAGTTCACGGCAGACGACGTGGGAACAGCCGAGAGCGGTTTAAACTCGGCTGTTTTAGCCAACAACGACGAGATGGTTCTGTTGCCGGTGAACGAGCCGGTGCACGGGACGAAGAGGAAGAGCCAGATCCAGACGTTTCTTGAACACAACGAAGGAGCCGGGCTGCAGCACTTGGCGCTGATGAGCGAGGACATATTCAGGACGCTGAGGGAGATGAGGAAGAGGAGCGGCGTTGGAGGGTTTGACTTCATGCCTTCTCCTCCGCCTACTTATTACAAGAATCTCAAGAAGAGGATTGGAGATGTGCTGAGTGATGAGCAGATTAGGGAGTGTGAGGAGTTGGGGATTCTTGTGGATAGAGATGATCAGGGGACGTTGCTTCAGATCTTTACAAAACCACTTGGTGACAGGTAAGAGGAGACTTGTCTCTTTTGTGTTGATTAGATGCTGAGAATGTCTTTATGGTTGTGGTGATAGGCCGACGATATTTATAGAGATAATACAGAGAGTGGGATGCATGAAGAAGGATGAGGAAGGGAAGGTTTACCAGAGCGGAGGATGTGGTGGGTTTGGTAAAGGTAACTTCTCTGAGCTCTTTAAGTCTATTGAAGAGTATGAGAAGACTCTTGAAGCCAAGCAGCTTGTGGGGTGAGTAAGAAGAAGAACTAAACTAAAAGGGTTGTAATTGATATGTAAAACTGTTTTATGTTATACTATAAAATAGTAAACGATGATTACAGAAATGTCTTCCCATTTTTAGGTTCagtaacaatgtataaactaaTGAAAAATGTGTAAGCAAACACCCAATAAAGAAGACTACAAAACTGTGAAATGGACCAAACACACAGAGGAGTTAAAAGATTCTAAGTTGAATCGAACCCTCTTGGAGTGGTAAATGTAGCAGACGACGGCTGCTCCGGCCACTGCAACCGCAACAGCCGCCATAGCTCCACCAGAACCAGTAGTCATACTAGTAGGGGACCGTGAATTAAGCACAATGCCATTAAGTGGTTCTTCGATCCAATGATTATCTTCTCAGACTAATCAATCTGTCTCTATAACTCCACAGTCTCTGATTCCATCGCCACCATTTTATTCTCTGACTCTCTCAATGAATCCTCCACAACCTTCTTATCTGTTTTCCCTTCTGCAACGTTCGATTCCAAACCATTGATCTTCTACTTCTACTTCAACTCACTCACTTCCTTCTCCTTGTTATCAATATTATCTCTCATCTTCGTGTTCCTCTCCTCCAACTCTTTAACCTCCAGATACCAAACTTGGTCTCCAACTCCTTCATTCTCTTCTCGTTCTCCTCCTTTACACTTATAAAACCAGTCACCTCCTTCTCCAACTTCTCAATCCCATCCCTTTTCTGAGAAACCTCAGACCGGAGCttctctcccccccccccctctgaAGCCGCGACACTTCTGTCTCGAGCTCTGAGGCTCTTACGCCTCGCCTTGGATTCCTCTCCTCTCAACTCCTCCATCTCCGCCGGCGTCAGACCGGTCTATCGATTCAACTCCGCT
The nucleotide sequence above comes from Brassica napus cultivar Da-Ae chromosome A9, Da-Ae, whole genome shotgun sequence. Encoded proteins:
- the LOC106419950 gene encoding LOW QUALITY PROTEIN: peroxisomal and mitochondrial division factor 2 (The sequence of the model RefSeq protein was modified relative to this genomic sequence to represent the inferred CDS: inserted 2 bases in 2 codons; substituted 4 bases at 4 genomic stop codons), whose amino-acid sequence is MEELRGEESKARRKSLRARDRSVAASEGGGGEKLRSEVSQKRDGIEKLEKEVTGFISVKEENEKRMKELETKFGXLEVKELEERNTKMRDNIDNKEKEVSELKXKXKINGLESNVAEGKTDKKVVEDSLRESENKMVAMESETVELXRQIDXSEKIIIGXEEPLNGIVLNSRSPTSMTTGSGGAMAAVAVAVAGAAVVCYIYHSKRVRFNLESFNSSVCLVHFTVL
- the LOC106420097 gene encoding 4-hydroxyphenylpyruvate dioxygenase is translated as MGHENAAVSESQHHDDAASAASPGFKLVGFSKFVRKNPKSDKFKVKRFHHIEFWCGDATNVARRFSWGLGMRFSAKSDLSTGNMVHASYLLTSGDLRFLFTAPYSPSLSAGETSTASIPSFDHVSCRSFFSSHGLGVRAVAIEVEDAESAFSISVANGAVPSSPPNVLNGAVTIAEVKLYGDVVLRYVSYHNGAVNFLPGFESVDDTSSFPLDYGIRRLDHAVGNVPELGPALTYLAGFTGFHQFAEFTADDVGTAESGLNSAVLANNDEMVLLPVNEPVHGTKRKSQIQTFLEHNEGAGLQHLALMSEDIFRTLREMRKRSGVGGFDFMPSPPPTYYKNLKKRIGDVLSDEQIRECEELGILVDRDDQGTLLQIFTKPLGDRPTIFIEIIQRVGCMKKDEEGKVYQSGGCGGFGKGNFSELFKSIEEYEKTLEAKQLVG